GTCATGTGGAGACCGGAGGCAATCTTCTTGAGGTCCGTTTCAGAATCTTTCGGTAGCTGCTCGCGAATCAGCAGCGCGGAAACTGACGGGTAGTTATCAACCAGGATGCGGCCTTCGCGGTCATAGATCTTGCCGCGCGGTGCCAGAATGGGAACCTTACGAATCCGGTTCTGTTCGGCTAAGCTCGAATACTTCTCGCTGCCGCGTACCTGAAGATTCCAAAGGCGGACCACGAGAATACCGATGATCAGCAGGATTACGTACTGGATGGAGGCCAGCTTGACTGACGGTATCTTGTCTTCGTGGTCGTACATCAAATCAGCTTCAATTTGGGAAGGAACCGCACAGCGGGGCCGTGCTCGTATTTTATCCAACTACACTGCTTCTAACAGCGAGAACCTTGGGGATATCCGTACCTAGTACGTTACGGAAGAGCTAGGGCGAGCGCCTGAGCGGTAATGCATTACATCGCTACCGCTTCTTCGTTCGGTCCATCAGCGCGAAAAGAATGACGGCCAATAGACCATTGGCGAGTGCTGCGCCGGCTTCGTGCAGGGTTCGCCAGTCCGACGGAATCGCCAGCAACTGCCGCCTGACAATGAAATAGAGGGCGTCGTGCAGGAATGTAAAGAAGAACACCATCAGGAAGCGCGAACCTGGATTGTCGACATCGACCTTTACACCGATTGACGATGCAGCGTACCCGATAATGGTCTTGGCAATGCCGTAAATGCCTATGGGCAGGTGCGTTAGCGCATCCTGCGTAAGCCCAATCGCGCAGCCGGTAAGCATTCCGGCGAGTTGGTTGCGACGCGATACCGCAAAGAAAATAGTTACGAGAAGAGGAATGTCGAATAGCTTCAGGAAACCGAGGCGCGACGACACGTACACCTGGAAAAAAATCGCGAGCAGAGGAATCCCGACCGTCGCGAGGGCACTAAATTTATGGACCTCGATCTCTTCGCGCGAAGTGTAAGTAATCGTTGTCACTATCGCGGCGTCTCCAGCGTCGGCTGATCGGTTGCAGGCGTCGTTTGCTGAGGCGCAGGTTGCTGAGGCACCGTTCGCTGAGGCGTGGTTTGCTCGGTCGTCGTTTGCTGAGGTGCAGGTTGCGTCGCGCTTTCTCCTTGAGCCGGTTTGGTTGTCCGGTTGTCACTTTCGACCGGACTAACCGCAGGCTTCCGCTTCGGTGCCTGCATGGATGTGACAGAAGAATTTGCCGCTTGGGAAGTTGACGGTTTAGGCGCTCCTACACTCGCAGCCGTACTGGCCGGCTTCCTGGCATACAGCACGCTCGTCGGCGGAGGCTCCTCACCTTTTGCGGGCGCCCTGGGAGCGACGGTCGGCAACCGCTGAGCGAGAATATCGGCCGCTCGCAGAGCTCTCGGCCCTTCTGGAGCCTCGGGAGACTTATCGATCACCTTCGTGATCACCAGCACTTCTTCCACTCTCTCGAGATCGGCGGAAGGTTTGACTTTGACGATCATGAACGGTCCGCCTTCAGGATCGGGCGAAGTTGTGGAAACTACGCCCATGGGCAATCCGCGAGGATATATCTGATCGCCGCCCGATGAGACCACCGGGTCGCCGGGCTCAATCTTTTCGTCGACCATGACGTGAAGGATTTCCGGAATTCCAGACGGGGTTCCGTGCAGAACTCCGCGCAGACGCGTGCGCTCCAGCATCACACCCGCTCCGGCAGTCGCGTCGTTGATCTCAAGCACCTGCGACGTACCGGGAAAAACCTTGGCGATTTTGCCTACGATTCCTTTCGGCGTAATTACCGCCATGTCCGGCTTGATCCCGTCGCCTGAACCTTTATCGATATAAAGCAGATGCGAATGCTCACTTCCGCTCGTGCCGATGACCTGCGCGGCTACAGTTTGCGAAATGAATTTCTCCTTAAAGGCGAGCAGGGCTTGCAGGCGGCGGGCCTGACCAGCGTCTTCGGCAAGGCTCACTTGTTCCAGCCGTAAGCGATCAACTTGCTCCTGCAGGTCGTGATTCTGCGCTCGGACGTGGCGGAGGTCGACGTAGTTATGCCAAATGCTGCTGACGCCGTCACCGATCGAATTAAATGCCTTTTCAGCAGGGACAAATATCTCCACAATCCATAAGCGGACGAGAGACATCGATTCCCCCGCGCCTGCTACCGGACGACGCACTTGGGAAGCAAGCACGATGACCTGCGCCATCAACAGCCCGAGCAGAACGGTTACGTTCCGGTATCTTGTGAAGAAATTTTCCATTACTTCCTAGTTAACCACGGAGACACAGAGTCACGGAGAAAAGCAAATCGGGTGATCGGATGTCGAGCCCCGAAGGGAAGCAGATCGTCCGAATCACCCGATTGCCCAATCACCTTAATGCCTTTCTCTGCGCCTCCGTGTCTCCGTGGTGAACAGACGTTGTACGAACGCTATTCGATCGAAATCTTGCGCAGCAGCTTGAAGTCGCTGAGCATCTTCCCAGTGCCGAGCACCACGCTGGCCAGCGGATCGTCAGCAATCGAAACCGGCAGGCCGGTTTCCTCTCGGATGCGCTTATCCAAATTCTTGAGCAGAGCCCCGCCGCCGGTGAGCACGATGCCGCGATCACTGATGTCGGCGCTGAGTTCAGGAGGCGTACGCTCCAGAGCGACGCGGATCGCGTTCATGATGGTCGAAACGCACTCGCTGAGCGCTTCGCGAATTTCGCTGTCGTCCACGGTTGCCGTTTTGGGAACACCCTCGATCAGGTTCCGCCCTTTGATCTCCATGGTCAGCGGCTTATCCAGTGGGAACGCGGAGCCGATTTCTATCTTGATCTGTTCAGCCGTGCGCTCGCCGATCAGCAGGTTATATTTCCGCTTCAGGTAATTCATAATGGCTTCGTCCATCTGATTACCCGCCATGCGCACCGAGCGCGAATAGACGATGCCGGAAAGCGAGATCACCGCGATGTCGGTGGTACCGCCGCCGATATCGACGACCATGTTGCCGCTCGGTTCCGTGATGGGAAGGCCAGCGCCGATCGCGGCCACCATCGCCTGCTCCACGAGGTGGACCTCGCTGGCTTTCGCGCGATAAGCCGAGTCCATAACGGCACGTTTTTCAACCTGCGTGATTTCCGAAGGTACACCAATAACGATGCGCGGATGCACCATCATCTTGCGGTTGTGTGCCTTCTGAATGAAGTAGTTCAACATCTTCTCGGTGACTTTGAAGTCAGCAATGACGCCGTCCTTCATCGGCTTGATAGCCACGATGTTGCCGGGCGTGCGGCCCAGCATCTCTTTGGCCTCCTTACCGACGGCCTCAACTTCGCCGCTGTTCTTATTGATCGCGACGATCGACGGCTCATTAACGACGATGCCTTTCCCTTTGGCATAGACCAAGGTGTTGGCCGTGCCTAGATCAATCGCAAGGTCGCTCGAGAACATGCTGAACAGCGAGCGCATGTTGTGCACGCGCGAGTTCTGGGAGTGAAATCCGTTCGACGACATGACAGTGAAGTTTTCTTTCTATCCTTGAGTGATTGCGCTCTCTGCTTCTAATCCTCACGCTGTGGTCTGGCGCAAAGAGCGTTCACCAGATTTGCGTCTGAACTTCCATTTGGGACTCGCGCCCCGAAACCTTTTTCGCCTGCACTCGGCGGGCCACTACTGAATCACAATCTTCTGCGTTTGCGTACTTACGCCGCCCTTCGAGTTCTGTGCGGTGACGGTGATCGAATTTTCTCCGGCCGAAAGAGGCGGAGTGTAATAACGGAACGTACCGTCACTGCCGATCACCGGAACCTCGTCGCCATTGACCATGACACGCGCGCTGGGATCGGTCTTGCCGCGTACTTCAATCACGTGCCCATGCTGAATAAACGGGTCGAGTGTGAGCGCGAGGTTCGAAGCTGCCGATTTGGCAATGATCGTAAATTTGTTGTGCTCGCTTTCGATCGATTCTTTCCCTTGCTGGTCGATCGACTGCACCGCCCAGTAATAAGCACCCTCGGGAAGTGAGGGCAGCTTGAGTTCCGGAAGCGCAACGGTTCGATCCTCAGCCAATTGCGTGAAGTAAGGATTTTTTGAGATGCGAAAGTGATAGGCCCGCGTGTTTGGCATTGGCGTCCACGTGAAGTCCAGCTGTCCGGAATCTTTGGTCGCAAAGATGGGCGACATATTCGCCGGAGTAATCAAGGTGGGAGGTCCGACCTCTTTGAGGCGAGTCATCTTCACGTCTTCTGCCTTGAAGGAAATGCGCTCGTAGCTGCCCAGGCGAACGACCTCTCCGTTACGCGCAACCTGGCCTGAACCTTGTTTCAGCAAAATAGTGTGATCGTTGTTGAGATTGTCGTTATGAACTTGTGCGGCGCTTTCCGGCCCAAGGCTCGCCGTGGCCCCGGCAACGATGACGCGAGAGCTGGAGCCTTGCGAATAGGTAGCCGTAGCAAGATCGACAGTGCCAGTCGTGACCTGCACAGCAACTTGAGTCTGCTGAGCTTCGTTAGTCGAGTTGTCTTCCACGACGATCAGCGAATCTTGCTTAATTGTGTAGTTCGTTCCATCGGTGAAAACAACTTTGGCAATACCTTCAGGGCCCGTTTGAATTACATCACCCTTGCTGAGCGGCAGATCATAGCTGGCACTTTGCCAAACGTTGCTGTTGTTGCGTTTGACACGAACCGTGCCATCAAGATTGGTGAAGTGCGCCTGTTGCTGTCCGACATCTTTCGACAGCGAATGCGTTGCGGTGGACCCAATTTGATTGGCGATCTGGTTCAGTACGGCTCTGGTCTGCTGAGGAAAAAGAACATAGATCAGGACGCTGAGAACTGAAACCAGCACCACGCAAGCAAGAAAGACGCTGCGGTACGTGATCGTGACGTAGCGCAGGAAAAAGCCTTCGTCTTTGCCTTTGGGGGACACGCTAGTTGCTTAACTTTTTGGGCCGGATTCATCAGCGAGAGTACCACAAGGAAAACAGCTATCAAATGGGCGAAACCCTTAATAATCACCCATTTTGGAATGCTAAAACCTTAAATCAAAGGGTGATGTACGAAGGTAACAGAAGCGGCTGTCGGCGCTCGGCAATCGGCGTTCGGCCGAAACCTCGCGGAACCCAATTCACGCTCAACCGTCCAGGATCAGATGACTATATATAGCTACTATTGTAGTCATGAAGTCGGTCCGGATTGCGGAACTGAAGTCACGGCTCAGCGAATACCTGCGTGCCGTGCGCAATGGCGCCACTGTGACGGTTCTCGATCGCAATACCCCCGTAGCCAAAATCATCCCGATTCAACAGGCTGGCTTGCGGATGCCAACGGAAATTGGCACCCTCGGCTCCATCCACTTGGCAACCGCACTACTCTGGCGAGAACGTTCGAATGCGGAACTAGTGATGGCGACTCATCACCGACGCTTGGGCATTGCTGCACAGGCACATGGATTCAAAGTGGTGGGAGTCTAAGAAGGCCAAAGAGGAAGTGTTGCCCCCCAGGTTTCCGGAAGTCCCTTCTGTTACGATAAGAGGTTTTGCACTGTCTTCCAGGAACTCCTATCTAAATGGCTGCGAAAGTTTATAAGAACCTCGTCGGAGGCGAATGGGTCGAGTCGCGCTCCGGCAGAACCTTTGAAAACCAAAATCCCGCGAACACCAAAGATGTAGTCGGTATTTTTCCGCGTTCCAATCAGGACGACGTAAATGCCGCTGTCGAAGCTGCAAAGAAAGCCTTCGAACGTTGGCGGCTAACACCTGCTCCGCGCCGAGGCGAGATCATTTATCGATGCGCGCAAATTCTCGAGGAACGAAAAGAAGACTACGCGCGCGACATGACGCGCGAAATGGGCAAGATCCTGAAGGAAACCCGCGGCGATGTTCAAGAGGCCATCGATACAGCTTTCTACATGGCCGGCGAAGGACGCCGACTCGACGGGCACACAGTTCCTTCAGAGCTTCCCAACAAGTTCGCCATGGCCATGCGCGTTCCGCTGGGCGTGGTCGGCATGATTACGCCGTGGAATTTCCCCATGGCGATTCCCTCGTGGAAGATCTTTCCGGCGATCGTCTGCGGCAACACGTGCGTCATTAAACCTGCGGAAGACACTCCGCTCTCGACGGTGAACCTGGTTCGAGCGCTTATGGATGCAGGCTTGCCGCCGGGAGTGGTGAACATCGTTCATGGCTTCGGTCCCGAAGCGGGAGCACCAATGCTCGACCATCCCGGCGTTCGCGCGATTTCGTTTACTGGATCAAGCGAAGTAGGCCGTCTCGTCGGCGAAGCTGCTGCCCGAAACTTCAAGCCATGCTCGCTCGAGATGGGAGGCAAGAACGCCATCATCGTCCTGAATGATGCCAATGTGGATCTCGCAATCGATGGCGCGCTTTGGGGCGGATTCGGCACTGCCGGACAACGCTGCACCGCGGCTAGTCGCGTCATCGTGCAGAAAGGCGTATACAACCAGTTCGCCGACAAATTCGTAGCGCGCGCGCGCGCGCTCAAAGTCGGACCTGGCATCGACGAACAGAACGACATGGGTCCGCAAATCAATCAGCAGCAGATTGAGACTACGCGGAAGTATGTTGACATCGGAAAGGGCGAAGGTGCAAAGCTGCTGGCTGGAGGCAATCGACTCGCCTCAAGCGGACTGAGTGACGGCTACTTCTTCGAACCCACCATCTTCGGCGATGCCCATGGAAACATGCGCATTGCGCAGGAAGAAATTTTTGGTCCGGTCGTCTCCATAATTCCTGCTGAGAGTCTCGAAGACGCGCTCGAAGTCTCCAACAGCGTGGCCTATGGACTTTCTTCGGCTGTTTACACACGCGATGTGAACCGCGCATTCAAAGCGATGCGTGATCTTCAGACCGGCATAACCTATATCAATGCTCCCACGATAGGTGCGGAAGTCCATCTGCCGTTCGGCGGGACAAAAGCTACAGGTAACGGACATCGCGAAGGCGGCATCGGCGCTATAGATTTCTACACGCAGTGGAAAGCGATTTATGTGGATTACTCCGATCGCCTGCAGCGTGCGCAGATCGATACGGGAGAGTGATAAAGAAAAAGCGTTTCAAGTTTCTGGTTTCGAGTTTCGGCAAAGCCCAGTCCGAACTATTGCGGTGACGGAGCTTGTCCGAAACTTGAAACCTGAAACTCGAAACGCTTTCCCAGAATTTTTGAGGCGAACATATGATTATTGGCGTGCCAAAAGAGGTTAAAGATCACGAAGCGAGAGTAGGCATTGTCCCCTCCGGCGTGAAGGCGCTGGTCGAGGCGCGGCATCAGGTGCTGGTCGAAACCAAGGCTGGTGAACTGTCGTCAATGCTGGACAGCGAATACCGGCAGGCTGGAGCGGAGATCGTCGGCTCAGCGGCGGAAGTCTGGAAGCGCGCTGACATGGTCGTAAAAGTGAAGGAACCGATTGAGAAGGAGATTCCGTTCTTTCGAGAAGGCCTTGTTCTCTTCACTTACCTGCATCTCGCTCCCATTCCCGATTTGACCGATCAGTTGTTGAGGAAGAAAGTCATCGGCATTGCCTACGAAACGGTGACGGACCGAAATGGGACTCTTCCGCTACTTACGCCAATGTCAGAAGTCGCTGGACGTATGTCCATCCAGGTGGGCGCCAGCTATCTGGAGCATGAAAAAGGCGGGCGCGGCATTCTGCTCGGCGGCGTCCCCGGAGTTGCGCCGGCAAAAGTCACGATCATCGGCGGCGGCATTGTCGGTATCAACGCCGCAAAGATCGCATTAGGAATGGGAGCGGACACCACCATCATCGACATCAATCTCAATCGCCTGCGCGAACTCGACGACATATTCAATGGGCGCGTTCGCACATTGGCGTCGAACTCGTACACCATCGGCAAATCATGCGAGCAAGCTGACCTGGTAATTGGCGGCGTTCTCATTCCGGGTGCCGCCGCTCCCAAATTGGTCACGCGGGAGATGGTGAGTCACATGAAGCGCGGGGCAGTGGTCGTCGACGTCGCCATCGATCAGGGCGGCTGTATCGAGACCGCCAAGCCCACGACCCATAGCAATCCCGCTTATACCGTCGACGGCGTAGTTCACTACTGCGTCACCAACATGCCGGGCGCCGTGCCGCATACATCGACGCTGGCGCTGACCAATGCGACGTTTCCCTATGTGCTGAAACTCGCGAACATGGGCGCGGAAGCCGCCATTAAATCCGACGCCGGAATTCGCGAGGGTGTGAATACCTTCGAGGGACATCTCACGTATTCGGCTGTGGCCGAATCTCAGAAGAAGCCATGGAAAGCAGTCAAGGATCTAGTGGCTTAACGTAGAGGCGGGCGCCGCCTGGGCTCTCCTGCCGTCTGAACGGTAATTGCATGGTGTTATCTCATTCTTTGTCGGCCAAACGCTGCCCCGAAGATTCCTCCGGCGCAGGATAGCAGCAGGAAGAGCAGGAACATTACAAACAGCACGCTGATGATTATGGTTGTGATGCCTTCGGGAGTCTGCAGCAGTTGAGTGAGCGCCTGCGCTCCTGAAGGATTCGACGCAGCCGCTTGCTCGATCTGCGCTTTGAGCAAACTCCTAAGCTGATCTCCATTTTTCAACGCGATTACTTCCACAGCAAAGACGAC
This genomic interval from Terriglobales bacterium contains the following:
- the ald gene encoding alanine dehydrogenase, with the translated sequence MIIGVPKEVKDHEARVGIVPSGVKALVEARHQVLVETKAGELSSMLDSEYRQAGAEIVGSAAEVWKRADMVVKVKEPIEKEIPFFREGLVLFTYLHLAPIPDLTDQLLRKKVIGIAYETVTDRNGTLPLLTPMSEVAGRMSIQVGASYLEHEKGGRGILLGGVPGVAPAKVTIIGGGIVGINAAKIALGMGADTTIIDINLNRLRELDDIFNGRVRTLASNSYTIGKSCEQADLVIGGVLIPGAAAPKLVTREMVSHMKRGAVVVDVAIDQGGCIETAKPTTHSNPAYTVDGVVHYCVTNMPGAVPHTSTLALTNATFPYVLKLANMGAEAAIKSDAGIREGVNTFEGHLTYSAVAESQKKPWKAVKDLVA
- the mreC gene encoding rod shape-determining protein MreC; the protein is MENFFTRYRNVTVLLGLLMAQVIVLASQVRRPVAGAGESMSLVRLWIVEIFVPAEKAFNSIGDGVSSIWHNYVDLRHVRAQNHDLQEQVDRLRLEQVSLAEDAGQARRLQALLAFKEKFISQTVAAQVIGTSGSEHSHLLYIDKGSGDGIKPDMAVITPKGIVGKIAKVFPGTSQVLEINDATAGAGVMLERTRLRGVLHGTPSGIPEILHVMVDEKIEPGDPVVSSGGDQIYPRGLPMGVVSTTSPDPEGGPFMIVKVKPSADLERVEEVLVITKVIDKSPEAPEGPRALRAADILAQRLPTVAPRAPAKGEEPPPTSVLYARKPASTAASVGAPKPSTSQAANSSVTSMQAPKRKPAVSPVESDNRTTKPAQGESATQPAPQQTTTEQTTPQRTVPQQPAPQQTTPATDQPTLETPR
- the mreD gene encoding rod shape-determining protein MreD, translated to MTTITYTSREEIEVHKFSALATVGIPLLAIFFQVYVSSRLGFLKLFDIPLLVTIFFAVSRRNQLAGMLTGCAIGLTQDALTHLPIGIYGIAKTIIGYAASSIGVKVDVDNPGSRFLMVFFFTFLHDALYFIVRRQLLAIPSDWRTLHEAGAALANGLLAVILFALMDRTKKR
- a CDS encoding rod shape-determining protein; this encodes MSSNGFHSQNSRVHNMRSLFSMFSSDLAIDLGTANTLVYAKGKGIVVNEPSIVAINKNSGEVEAVGKEAKEMLGRTPGNIVAIKPMKDGVIADFKVTEKMLNYFIQKAHNRKMMVHPRIVIGVPSEITQVEKRAVMDSAYRAKASEVHLVEQAMVAAIGAGLPITEPSGNMVVDIGGGTTDIAVISLSGIVYSRSVRMAGNQMDEAIMNYLKRKYNLLIGERTAEQIKIEIGSAFPLDKPLTMEIKGRNLIEGVPKTATVDDSEIREALSECVSTIMNAIRVALERTPPELSADISDRGIVLTGGGALLKNLDKRIREETGLPVSIADDPLASVVLGTGKMLSDFKLLRKISIE
- a CDS encoding type II toxin-antitoxin system prevent-host-death family antitoxin, whose amino-acid sequence is MKSVRIAELKSRLSEYLRAVRNGATVTVLDRNTPVAKIIPIQQAGLRMPTEIGTLGSIHLATALLWRERSNAELVMATHHRRLGIAAQAHGFKVVGV
- a CDS encoding aldehyde dehydrogenase family protein, coding for MAAKVYKNLVGGEWVESRSGRTFENQNPANTKDVVGIFPRSNQDDVNAAVEAAKKAFERWRLTPAPRRGEIIYRCAQILEERKEDYARDMTREMGKILKETRGDVQEAIDTAFYMAGEGRRLDGHTVPSELPNKFAMAMRVPLGVVGMITPWNFPMAIPSWKIFPAIVCGNTCVIKPAEDTPLSTVNLVRALMDAGLPPGVVNIVHGFGPEAGAPMLDHPGVRAISFTGSSEVGRLVGEAAARNFKPCSLEMGGKNAIIVLNDANVDLAIDGALWGGFGTAGQRCTAASRVIVQKGVYNQFADKFVARARALKVGPGIDEQNDMGPQINQQQIETTRKYVDIGKGEGAKLLAGGNRLASSGLSDGYFFEPTIFGDAHGNMRIAQEEIFGPVVSIIPAESLEDALEVSNSVAYGLSSAVYTRDVNRAFKAMRDLQTGITYINAPTIGAEVHLPFGGTKATGNGHREGGIGAIDFYTQWKAIYVDYSDRLQRAQIDTGE